One Setaria viridis chromosome 7, Setaria_viridis_v4.0, whole genome shotgun sequence genomic region harbors:
- the LOC117864013 gene encoding tRNA-dihydrouridine(47) synthase [NAD(P)(+)]-like, with amino-acid sequence MATTAPATDPPDSSPAVTTDASPPPRPTPEELVARAVAPVKPAFLRPPPVREVPKEEGKAGGGGAVVTGEKKSKRQLKRERQQEQKSTSHLCIGVGKSGNVDSCKYGTSCRFSHDINAYLAQKPGDLEGTCPFTTLGQLCPYGLTCRFLGTHKDNLAPQNHSDGNHERNPLSKDIQKLLWKNNYKFPKATAQIKLLGLKDGNKNKAKTANDDNPDETCELNGDGKTESLLVNVEPDPTLCKAIDNSEGEPLVVNSVQCVEPRPLKKSKVEVDGTQDDGTGIHGNEAESEDLNLSNGSKVSSNNQSSCRVDLITTPHLREKKIIDFREKLYLAPLTTVGNLPFRRLCKTLGADITCGEMAMCTNLLQGQASEWALLRRHPSEDLFGVQICGPYPDTVARTVELVDNECSVDFIDINMGCPIDIVVNKGAGSSLLTKPMRIKSIVQAASTVTEKPLTVKVRTAFFEGRNRADSIVSDIYDWGASAITIHGRSRQQRYSKLADWDYIYQCAQKAPDCLHVIGNGDVFSFTDWNKHVSDSSKISTCMIARGALIKPWLFTEIKEQRHWDITSGERLNILKDFVQFGLEHWGSDSKGVETTRHFLLEWLSYTCRYIPVGLLDVIPQRLNWRPPSYCGRDDLETLMASDSAADWIRISEMLLGKVPEGFTFAPKHKSNAYDRAENG; translated from the exons ATGGCCACGACCGCGCCGGCCACCGACCCTCCGGACTCCTCCCCTGCCGTCACCACCGACGCTTCCCCTCCTCCGCGGCCCACCCCGGAGGAGCTGGTGgcccgcgccgtcgcccccgTCAAACCCGCcttcctccgcccgccgcccgtccgcgAGGTCCCCAAGGAGGAGGgtaaggccggcggcggcggggccgtcgTCACGGGGGAAAAGAAGTCTAAGCGCCAGCTCAAACGTGAGCGCCAGCAG GAACAAAAGTCTACTTCTCATCTTTGCATTGGAGTAGGGAAAAGTGGAAATGTGGACTCATGCAAATACGGTACTTCTTGCCGTTTCAGCCATGACATAAATGCTTATTTGGCTCAG AAACCAGGTGACCTTGAAGGAACATGCCCATTTACCACGCTGGGGCAGTTGTGTCCATATGGACTAACGTGTCGGTTCCTTGGTACACATAAGGATAACCTTGCTCCTCAAAATCACTCAGACGGGAACCATGAGAGAAATCCTTTGAGCAAAGATATTCAAAAGCTCTTGTGGAAGAACAACTATAAATTTCCCAAGGCCACTGCCCAGATCAAACTTCTTGGTCTTAAG GATGGAAACAAGAATAAAGCAAAAACAGCAAATGATGACAATCCAGATGAAACATGCGAGCTAAATGGCGATGGCAAAACTGAATCCCTTCTTGTGAATGTTGAACCTGATCCCACTTTATGCAAAGCAATAGATAATTCAGAGGGAGAACCTTTGGTTGTTAACTCAGTTCAATGTGTGGAGCCAAGGCCATTAAAGAAATCAAAGGTTGAAGTTGATGGAACTCAGGATGATGGGACTG GTATTCATGGCAATGAGGCAGAATCTGAAGATCTTAATTTAAGCAATGGATCAAAAGTTTCCTCAAATAACCAAAGTTCCTGCAGAGTTGATCTGATCACGACACCTCATTTACGTGAAAAGAAAATTATAGATTTTCGAGAGAAGCTGTACCTTGCTCCCTTGACCACTGTCGGGAATCTTCCTTTTCGGAGGCTTTGTAAAACCTTGGGAGCTGATATTACTTGTGGAGAAATGGCTATGTGCACAAATCTTTTACAG GGGCAAGCTTCAGAGTGGGCTTTGCTACGACGGCATCCATCAGAGGATTTGTTTGGGGTGCAAATCTGTGGACCTTATCCAGATACGGTAGCTCGAACAGTTGAACTTGTGGATAATGAATGTTCAGTTGACTTCATAGACATAAATATGGGCTGCCCAATTGATATAGTTGTCAACAAGGGTGCTGGATCATCATTGCTAACAAAACCTATGAGGATTAAGAGTATTGTACAAGCGGCATCTACTGTTACTGAAAAACCATTAACTGTTAAG GTCAGAACAGCTTTCTTTGAGGGCAGGAATCGTGCTGATTCTATAGTTTCAGACATATACGACTGGGGTGCTTCAGCCATAACAATACACGGTCGATCACGACAACAACGCTACAGCAAACTAGCTGATTGGGACTATATTTACCAGTGTGCACAGAAGGCTCCTGACTGTTTGCATGTCATTGGAAATGGTGATGTGTTCTCCTTTACTGACTGGAACAAGCATGTCTCGGACTCCTCCAAAATTTCCACTTGCATGATTGCTCGAGGTGCTCTTATCAAG CCTTGGTTATTTACTGAGATAAAAGAACAAAGGCACTGGGACATTACGTCTGGTGAGAGATTAAATATTCTTAAAGATTTTGTGCAGTTTGGTCTGGAGCATTGGGGCTCTGATTCCAAAG GTGTGGAGACAACACGCCATTTCTTGCTAGAATGGTTAAGTTATACCTGCCGCTACATTCCGGTTGGCCTGTTGGATGTCATCCCTCAACGATTGAACTGGAGGCCGCCAAGCTACTGTGGCCGGGATGACCTTGAAACCCTGATGGCATCTGATTCAGCAGCTGACTGG ATAAGGATCTCTGAGATGTTGCTTGGTAAAGTTCCAGAAGGATTTACCTTTGCACCGAAGCACAAGTCTAATGCCTATGATCGGGCAGAAAATGGCTAA
- the LOC140223318 gene encoding uncharacterized protein gives MVSQCGIQANLVKVDAIKNMAKPSNKKDVMKLTGMMAALSRFISKLGEKGLPFFKLLKKADKFEWDDEASKALEELKAFLSPPGHDGPNQPRNIVPLHLRNDARCQHLAHKIHVVSSYPIGEILPNKDVNGRVIKWSVELGEFDLDFSPRHTIKSQILVDFVALWTEIQKPLSLERPEHWTIAEYEALIHGLYIAVSLGIKRILAYNDFKVVIKQVNKNWDWTKESMDAYYIEIHKLEAHFDGLEFHQVNDVGAEAPADPATGDIIMIEAEEDWRAPFIVLIADQIASEDKLEHEKLVRRSANDVVIGKELYRKAAFTGILMKCSNIYRLRPFACWGLDMVGPFKTAPGGYTHIFVAVDKFTKWIEVKGVTSVESAKAAQFMEKITYHFRVLRVHMPGAL, from the exons atggtcagccagtgCGGCATCCAGGCCAACCTCGTCAAGGTGGATGCAATCAAAAACATGGCAAAACCATCTAACAAGAAGGATGTCATGAAGCTTACTGGCATGATGGCGGCTCTCAgccgcttcatcagcaaacttggagaaaaaggccTGCCCTTCTTTAAGCTGCTTAAAAAGGCGGACAAGTTCGAGTGGGACGACGAGGCTAGCAAGGCACTCGAGGAGCTTAAAGCTTTCCTTAGCCCCCCCGGTCATGACGGCCCCAACCAACCAAGAAACATTGTACCTTTACATCTCCGCAACGACGCACGTTGTCAGCACCTT GCGCACAAAATCCACGTGGTATCGTCATACCCCATCGGCGAAATCCTCCCCAACAAGGATGTCAATGGCCGAGTTATCAAGTGGTCCGTGGAGCTTGGAGAGTTTGACCTCGATTTCAGCCCGCGTCATACGATCAAGTCGCAGATCTTGGTTGACTTTGTGGCCttgtggacggagatccaaaaGCCGCTCTCCCTGgagaggccagaacactggacTAT cgccgagtacgaagctctcATCCACGGCCTCTACATCGCCGTGTCCCTTGGaatcaagcgcatccttgcGTACAACGACTTCAAGGTCGTCATCAAGCAGGTCAATAAGAATTGGGACTGGACCAAGGAGTCCATGGACGCTTACTACATAGAAATCCacaaacttgaggcccactttgATGGTCTTGAGTTTCACCAA GTCAACGACGTTGGCGCTGAGGCTCCGGCCGACCCAGCCACTGGTGACATCATAatgattgaggcagaagaagactgGCGCGCCCCATTTATAGTCTTGATCGCTGACCAGATCGCGTCAGAGGACAAAttagagcatgaaaaattagTTCGGCGCAGTGCAAACGATGTTGTCATTGGCAaggagctctacaggaaagctgCATTCACAGGCATCCTGATGAAGTGCAGCAACATCTACCGGCTtaggcccttcgcatgctgggggctggacatggtcggacccttcaagaccgCTCCGGGCGGCTACACGCACATCTTcgtggcagttgacaaattcaccaagtggattgaggtcaagggtGTCACCAGCGTTGAGTCAGCTAAAGCCGCTCAGTTCATGGAGAAAATTACATATCACTTCAGAGTTTTGCGTGTTCATATGCCGGGCGCACTTTGA